Genomic window (Vigna unguiculata cultivar IT97K-499-35 chromosome 10, ASM411807v1, whole genome shotgun sequence):
GGATTACATTTCTTTAGATAAAAGGGACGTTTCCCCTGCTTTGTtgcttctctctctttctttttatgATTCGCCAATATTTCTGTATCAATATTCTTCGTTGAATCAGACTTCATTTGTTTATCCTGAAAAAACATGCAGATATGAtgagaaaaacaataaatatcatACTTTTGGAGGTAGAAAACAAACTAGTAAAAGTTGTtggaagggggagcctttcatccataaatgaagaacaattttgatgatgtctactgatctaggataaaatatagcttggtccagttaggatatgcattaggcaattagcttctctttatcaaatgtatttcaggcctgctgtgtaattctgcatatgattagttttttaactaatggattaacTGTGAGTATggtacaaagtaagtgaaaatatactcacgataatcgattaggtaaattgctaatcgaattagtgacagcaaaaacctttgtgtaaaagctgttttggaatctgttttgggtctggaaaaaatcagaaagatcacgcagttttcatctgagatagagccatctgagaaacacaaagtttcagaagattctgcaagataactcaagtacagatccaagaagaattgatggttgattctaccatgatggatcttgcttgattcaaggagcatcaagtcaaatctgcacagcttaggtgttttcgtttcttgttttgttttctgtatttctgattacagtaacttcagtgtttgaagtgtggacctaggtgcaattgtgtggatgcattgctcttagggggagttcttgattgttgaatcaagttcttgggttttgggggttagaattacataggtgtgcttgtaattcttgaaaCCTTtatgtttagtggaatcctcctaagtgtgttacttaggagaagactggatgtagattctttttgaatcgaaccagtataaattgtgtgtcttgcttctttcttctctctcataatctttcttgattgatttaaacagtccattaacccagaactgcgaaattgattaattgagctttaaaacctaaagatttattcaagattcatcttaaaccatataaaagcttgttaatcaattcagatccctttgtggttaaggtGATTAGACAGATCTGACTTAAAAATTGGCACCAGAGCTGGTTAATCGCacgctaatcgattagaaagatcttgttatgtctaatacatctcaaacctttgctgaaggggcatccattaACAGGCCCCCTCTGTTTGCTGGGGAAAACTATCCCTCTTGGAAAATTCGAATGAAGATCTTTCTTGAATCAGTAGACAAAGGGGTATGGGATGCAGTGGTAAATGgaccttttaaaccaattaaaatagtGGATGGAGAGACTTTTCCTAAAGAATTCTCACAATGGACCCCTGATGAGAATAAGAGGGCAcattatgatgttagagccaaaaatattatatcttctgcactaactttggatgaattttacagggtatctgtgtgtgaatcagccaaagaaatgtgggatgtcttggaagtaacccatgagggcacgaatgaagtcaaaagggcaaggaagaatactctcattcaagagtatgagatgttcagaatgaaggctggagaaagcatttgtgatttgcagaaaagatttacacatatagtaaatcacctcctagctcttggcaagacctttgacaaagaggaactcaatatcaaaattttgaagagcttaaataggacatggcagcccAAAGTTACAGCAATTTCTGAATCTAGAGATCTCAGTAGCATGAGCATAgccactctctttggaaaattgagggaacatgaattagagcttggaagactcaaggaagaagaggatggagaaaagaggcacactatagccttgaagagtgcaGTAAAAAGGCAGATTCTGCAAACGACTCCAATGATGGAAACTCTGACAGTGAAGCTTTGAGCTTAATGgtgaaaaagttctcaaaatttctgaAGTATAAGAACAAGACTAACAACAGTTATGCAGGAAACAAGAGGCAGATCAGATCTGGAACTCAaacctgctatgagtgtggTAAGACAGGACACGTCAAAGCTGATTGTCCAGTGCTGAAGATGAAGCAGAAACTGGATGAGAAAAATGAGGCAGAGAAgcacatgaagaaaaagagagcCTATATTGCATCGGAGGAAAATGACTCCAGCACATCCAGTGATTCAGATGACAGCACTGAAGAGGAGAATAATCTGTGTCTGATGGCTAAAGCTGAAACATCCATTAAAGCAGAATCATCCAAAAACAGTGTAAGTAGTTTCACATCTGACCATGAGGAAAATGACTACTATGAACTGCTTGATGCCTTTAATGAACTGCATAAGGAAACTACAAAACTACAAAAGTCAAATAGCAAACGTAAAGGAGAGATTAAGTGGCTGGAGGGTAGAATAAAGCagttagaagaggaaaatgagaatCTAACAACTTGCTTGGAAAGATTAGAACAATCTGAAAAACACTCCAGGTCTATATGTGAGCACTGCCCAGGACAGttagaaaagatagagtatttgatgaaaactctctcaaaatttaCCCTAGGAAGATCCAACCTAGATGCTGTActaggatctcaaaggagtgtgctgAATAAAGAGGGAATTGGTTACAGTGGCaactctaatcgattatcgtgtaGAAATTTCCTCAACATCAGCAAACCATCCTCTATTATCTGTACTTACTGTTCTGAACCTGACCATTTTTCTAATTCTTGCTactttaaaaattgtggggttcctaaaggagagtacaaatgggtacctaaaggaacacctcaaaccactaacatgaaaggacccaagttcaattgggtacctgcatcttctctttaatctttgtttcaggtgtgtcttgatgcaaggaaaacaatgtagcttttatataatggatgctcaagacacatgaaaggagatgtgaagaagttctgcaggatatcttacaaagccaattattggtcatgttacaagaggtgttaataacaaaggtcaaattttaggcattgccaaggtgaaaagttccTCTTCTATTGTGATATTGCAACTGATTTAAACTGATATTGCAATacttaattgctgatttgatttATGGCTGTCTGCACTCTGATGTTAACCTGCGCTACTGATTTCACCTGCTGCGTTGTTAGTATTGTCATACATTGTATGCCTACTGTGTTCAAACTGTGTAGCTGCTTGCCTAACCTTGGCCTTAATCCATTATCGTGTTCTGTCTGAAGCTTAGTCTGTGTTAAGTTTTGCATCACATAGTTGCTACTTAATTTCTCAAAAGGAGCCCGCTAATCCATTATGCGAAATTGTTATGCATTATGGTTGTTATCCTGGTTGTTATGCATTATCTCCTGCTGCATCTCTTACATTTTTGCGCTGTTTAGATACAATTATCCTGCTGTCCTGTATTGCATCCAAAATCTGTCTAAttttttttgctaatgtccaaaaagggggagaatttGGTATATTGATAGTTTATATTGGTAGGGGGAGTATggaattaaaatgatatatgttAAATGCCTATGCTGTTTTCTGTTGTCTAGTTTATGCCTATGTTGGTACTGCTGTTGTTGTTTGCTTAATATGCTGCAGGTAGGCTTATCACAGTCCatgttttggacatcatcaaaaagggggagattgttggaagggggagcctttcatccataaatgaagaacaattttgatgatgtctactaaTCTAGGATAAAAtatagcttggtccagttaggatatgcattaagcaattagcttctctttatcaaatgtatttcaggcctgctgtgtaattctgcatatgattagttttttaactaatggattaacTGTGAGTATggtacaaagtaagtgaaaatatactcacgataatcgattaggtaaattgctaatcgaattagtgacagcaaaaacctttgtgtaaaagctgttttggaatctgttttgggtctggaaaaaatcagaaagatcacgcagttttcatctgagatagagccatctgagaaacacaaagtttcagaagattctgcaagataactcaagtacagatccaagaagaattgatggttgattctaccatgatggatcttgcttgattcaaggagcatcaagtcaaatctgcacaacttaggtgttttcgtttcttgttttgttttctgtatttctgattacagtagcttcagtgtttgaagtgtggacctaggtgcaattgtgtggatgcattgctcctagggggagttcttgattgttgaatcaagtttttgggttttgggggttagaattacatagatGTGCTTATAATTCTTGAAACCTTTCTGTTTAGTgaaatcctcctaagtgtgttacttaggagaagactggatgtagattctttttgaatcaaaccagtataaattgtgtgtcttgcttctttcttctctctcataatctttcttgattgatttaaacagtccattaacccagaactgcgaaattgattaattgagctttaaaacctaaagatttattcaagattcatcttaaaccatataaaagcttgttaatcaattcagatccctttgtggttaaggtGATTAGACAGATCTGACTTAACAAAAGTGAAGTACGTACAATCCATGATATACGTTCTTCTATTTCACTTATGCGCTTCGGATCTTTATACTTTTTCAATTGCTTCTTCAGACCCTGGTACAGCAAGATGATGTAATCAGAGTTCATAGAGTAAGCCCTACAAAAAATTCTACACGTATAATCTGGAAGACTACCTGTCTTTCAGCAGGGAGATCGTTTTCATATAAGAAATTATACCTCTTCTTAAACCTGCAAGTCCAAGTACATATATTACAAGAGAAGTTCCAAGATTTAGTTGAAAGCTTTGTTTAAAATGAAACTACTTGGTTATGCACCAAGATACAGACCAACATAAAGATCCTTCAACATAGTAATAGAGGCATAATATGTGAAAATGTGTGTGCATGTGAAAAACAAACAAGATATAGATTGCAATTGGTCTTCCTACTCTACATAAGCTTGCAAATGGCCCTATAGGGTAGTAGCCTAGTAggtctaaaatattaaaatgctATGCAAGCTTCTACAGGGCCTCATTAGACTTTGAGGAGTTAAACCTCACGAATTCAGTGAAAGACAGtaacataaatttaaagaaaaaactaataGAAAGTTACACTCTTTACAAGGAACAAATAAATCTACCTTCTTTGGAGCTTGGATGACCTCTCTAAAAGCAGAAACTGGCTTCTTGCTACTGGCCTCCATCGGCCTAGTAAAACATTACAAGTTTCTTTGCATCAGGTTTCATGGACAccagaaacaaaattaaaaaaaaaaaaaaaactcaattaaactGTTAAAAATGCAATACCTATTCTTGTTGGCCCTTTTTAACTTTTTGTCATCTTTGGGTTTCTGAAAAAAAGCATGTGCCCCATTCGAGCGTGCTTTCTGCAATTCCTCAAACGTTACATCTGCTAACTCCTTCTCTATCTCCTCCTCCTACTGTAATCATTAAAATCAATCACACTTTGCACTCACTATAAACCTAGTTTTGAAGAAATCccccaaaaaagaaaaaatacaaaattataactttatgAAACTTTTTCAAGTTACTCACATCTTCTGAGGAACTGTCGGGAATAGAGTCTTCTGTCTCGAATTTTTCATACTGCGTTTCCATGGATTCTGGGACTATGGCTCCTTGCTTTTCCCTTTTGACAAGTAAATGAAATCGGTTAGTACCCaaaaaaaagttatgaattttacgtgaaaaaataaaattgttgaaGTTGAAAATGCATAAATTGATTGTGGGAGGAGTACCTGAGTCAAGTATTTTAGGACCAATGTTCGAAACTCAACATTCAGCAGAAGTGGTGTACGTGACATACAGTTTTATTTTTCCTGCATTAAAatgttcaaatttatttatttaaatacttcCACTCTTTTTATACTAAAACAGCACTTTGTAATTAAACATTCCATTTTCACAAACCCTTTGAAATATCAGAAATCATAAAACACGAAGTTAatcataattaatcatttaattcACAAAACCAATCATTCACTCCAATCATATAAAATTTCACAGACCTATCAGCTCAGAAGTGCAATTATAcagaatcaaataaaatatgatgCAGTAGTTATTAGATTTTTTTCCCATGTAGCACactttttccaaaatatttcCTGGAAAGTATACTGTGCataattttgcatttttttttcttataccaGTTTGAATTCGGTCCCAGGGACCCGAATTCTgtgctgattttttttttttaaatgataaaaagataaaatttttttaaaataaatatatttaatttttacttttgttattaataaaatagaaataattaaataaattattttaaataatagaattataaatgtgttattagttattagaaaaagataataattttatttgtttttgaatttgttgattttaaaattgatataattaatttttttttaaaatagataagagtaaaaaaaattaaaaaaatcgaattagtaatgttttattagttatttgaggtgttatttgaaaaaatagtaaaataaagaataatttattgtgtttatgaatttgtaaattaaaaaaatgaatttgtattgTATAGGAAGTGATTTTAtgtgtaatttcaaaatataaaattcaatttaattttaaattttgtttcataatttgtgaagtatgaattttttttaatatgtgttaacaaaaataggaattataagcttcttttaattttggataattgttaaaaattttatattttaaacattgtaaatttgtctaaattaatttagaaatgaaggaaataattaaaataatttaaaacgattttattattgtatatgaaattaattttttatatgtttttggtttatgtaaaataagtaagaataaaagataataagaaaagatgtgCCATTGAATTGAATGAAGTTTATATCTATTGAAGACAAATCAAAGTACAACATAAACTAAGTGGTTTGATGCAGATCATGAAAGTGCAGGGTTATTAGGACAATGATTTCTTGTGTGTCCTTCAGTTCTACAATAGGAACACTTTCTTGATTGTCTTCCTTCCCTAATGTCCATCTCAACCCTAATTCTACTTGATTTAGGATGACCCTTCTCAGTCCTTTTTGTGGCAGGATGAGGCCAAACCTGTGGCCCTTGGTATGGTGGCCAATATTCTTCATGTCTTAACTCACCAAATAAATTGTCATATACTTTGATGATGACATCCAGCCTGTAATGTGGACTTATGTACATGCTGAAGTCGTGATGTGCATACTTGCAAGCTGCAATAACATGTGAACATGGTAGATGTAGTTTTTGAAACTTTCCACAATCGCACCACCTTTCATCTAACCTGACTACAAATTTTCCTACCGGACGAACCTCTCTGGGATTGACCATCTCCTCCACTCTAAATCTTGTGGtatttctatcaaattcaaGGACGTGGTGCGTGTTGGACTTGGAGTCCGCATCTTGTAGGAAGTTCGTCGCATATTCAGAATACACATGACCAGCACTGAGCATTGCAGTTATTTGTCTACCTCTTTTGGTAAAGTATGTGTTGCACCTAGTGTACGTGGCCAATACTATGGATGAAATTGACAAATTTCTTGTCTTCTTCAAGACATAATTTATTGCTTCAGCCAAATTTGTTGTTACGTGACCCCACCTTCTTCCTTGATCATATGCAAGACACCATTGTTCCCTTGGAATTTGGTCAACCCAAGCTGCTGCTTCTGAGTTGTCTTCTCTAATGATGTTGTAGTAGTAGTTACAGCGTGGCTCCGTCAATGCGTAcgctacaaatataattttaagaataatttatgaGTTAATATTGGGTGTGGATAATTGACagccaaaaaaatgaaaaggacaTATTTACATGTAATAGCTTACCCATGTTGATAAGGTCCTTTTTTAGAGTTgtattcttgaatctttttgtaaaattttgtgcaATGTGTCGAATACAACACACTTGCACACAGTTCCCTTGAGTCCAGCCACTACTCGGTCTGTTGAATGCTACACTGATGGAATTGTGGCGGTCTGACATTAAGCATAAATTTTGTTGAGGCGTAACGTGTGTCCTTaggtttttaaggaaaaaaaaaccaaGCTTCAGCGGTTTCACCCTCTACTATAGCAAATGCGATGGGGAAAATGTTATTTCTCCCATCTTGTGCAACAGCTACTAGAAGGGTGCCCCTATACCTTCCGTAAAGGAAGGTCCCATCGACTTGGACTATTGGTTTGCAAAATGAGAAGCCATCAATGCATGGTTTGAATGTCCAGAACACCCTTCGAAAGTGTTGTTGGTTTTGTAGGACGTCGTCCCCATCTGTAATTGGACTGGTTTTCAACTTGTATACAAATTCAGGCAAATAAGTTTGCATGGCTTGTAGTAGGCACGGCAATCGGTTGTATGA
Coding sequences:
- the LOC114165545 gene encoding ribosomal RNA processing protein 36 homolog; this translates as METQYEKFETEDSIPDSSSEDVSRWRPVARSQFLLLERSSKLQRRFKKRYNFLYENDLPAERQGLKKQLKKYKDPKRISEIEERISWIDKQMKSDSTKNIDTEILANHKKKEREATKQGKRPFYLKKSEIRKQRPIEKYNQLKSSGKLEAFVEKRRRRNAAKDHRYMPYRRSGDAE